One Monomorium pharaonis isolate MP-MQ-018 chromosome 4, ASM1337386v2, whole genome shotgun sequence DNA segment encodes these proteins:
- the LOC118645192 gene encoding uncharacterized protein LOC118645192 isoform X4, with amino-acid sequence MIDENTLYFYPVLDDGTTIIRRSEINNQEKIVAEPFQQVRTSTTLNKTKTSKRTSKFNFDDEETLILEVQNRPSLWNYSLSLRERNGKLKKQCWEEIAQIFNGKFSTEELKIRFKSLHDTYRKIIHSEHQASGSARQDITKKWSHYASMQYLRDSCLYKTTMSNIGINERIHNPSSANDDEEELESIQTGIGKGFYTLLLKHKDTNEDSTERRKKPRKEETTNAIERIADAICQPNDFLLPSPPMPDEIDSFLSTVGHRLRRMSPRVQLDLMQEIFDITYRALISKNA; translated from the exons ATGATTGatgaaaatactttatatttttatccagTATTAG ATGATGGGACTACAATTATTAGACGCagtgaaattaataatcaggAGAAAATAGTAGCAGAACCATTTCAACAag tacGTACGTCaactacattaaataaaactaaaacaagtaaaagaacatcaaaatttaattttgacgaCGAAGAAACGTTGATACTCGAGGTACAAAACAGACCTTCACTATGGAACTATTCATTATCATTAAGAGAGCGAAACGGAAAACTAAAAAAGCAATGTTGGGAGGAAATTGCTCAAATTTTTAACG gaAAATTTAGTacagaagaattaaaaatcagaTTTAAATCACTTCACGAcacatatagaaaaattattcactcGGAACATCAGGCAAGTGGATCTGCTCGACAAGACATAACGAAAAAGTGGTCTCATTATGCATCCATGCAATACCTTCGTGATTCCTGCTTGTATAAAAC GACTATGTCTAACATTGGAATTAATGAAAGGATACATAATCCATCAAGTGCAAATGATGACGAAGAAGAATTAGAAAGTATTCAAACAGGTATTGGAAAAGGTTTTTATACActgttattaaaacataagGACACCAATGAAG acTCAaccgaaagaagaaaaaaaccgAGAAAAGAGGAAACTACAAATGCAATCGAAAGAATTGCCGATGCTATTTGCCAACCTAATGATTTTCTTTTACCTTCACCCCCTATGCCGGATGAAATAGATTCTTTTTTGTCTACTGTAGGACATCGTTTAAGACGAATGTCGCCTCGAGTACAATTAGATTTAATGCAAGAGATATTTGACATTACATATAGAgcattaataagtaaaaatgcgtaa
- the LOC118645192 gene encoding uncharacterized protein LOC118645192 isoform X3: MEDDFRIVHTCGICEEICEVENFKSHSCLEGYNNYMIDENTLYFYPVLDDGTTIIRRSEINNQEKIVAEPFQQVRTSTTLNKTKTSKRTSKFNFDDEETLILEVQNRPSLWNYSLSLRERNGKLKKQCWEEIAQIFNGKFSTEELKIRFKSLHDTYRKIIHSEHQASGSARQDITKKWSHYASMQYLRDSCLYKTTMSNIGINERIHNPSSANDDEEELESIQTDSTERRKKPRKEETTNAIERIADAICQPNDFLLPSPPMPDEIDSFLSTVGHRLRRMSPRVQLDLMQEIFDITYRALISKNA; encoded by the exons atggaagat gacTTTAGAATTGTACACACTTGCGGAATATGCGAGGAAATATGTGAAGTCGAAAACTTTAAAAGTCATTCCTGCTTGGAAGGATACAATAATTACATGATTGatgaaaatactttatatttttatccagTATTAG ATGATGGGACTACAATTATTAGACGCagtgaaattaataatcaggAGAAAATAGTAGCAGAACCATTTCAACAag tacGTACGTCaactacattaaataaaactaaaacaagtaaaagaacatcaaaatttaattttgacgaCGAAGAAACGTTGATACTCGAGGTACAAAACAGACCTTCACTATGGAACTATTCATTATCATTAAGAGAGCGAAACGGAAAACTAAAAAAGCAATGTTGGGAGGAAATTGCTCAAATTTTTAACG gaAAATTTAGTacagaagaattaaaaatcagaTTTAAATCACTTCACGAcacatatagaaaaattattcactcGGAACATCAGGCAAGTGGATCTGCTCGACAAGACATAACGAAAAAGTGGTCTCATTATGCATCCATGCAATACCTTCGTGATTCCTGCTTGTATAAAAC GACTATGTCTAACATTGGAATTAATGAAAGGATACATAATCCATCAAGTGCAAATGATGACGAAGAAGAATTAGAAAGTATTCAAACAG acTCAaccgaaagaagaaaaaaaccgAGAAAAGAGGAAACTACAAATGCAATCGAAAGAATTGCCGATGCTATTTGCCAACCTAATGATTTTCTTTTACCTTCACCCCCTATGCCGGATGAAATAGATTCTTTTTTGTCTACTGTAGGACATCGTTTAAGACGAATGTCGCCTCGAGTACAATTAGATTTAATGCAAGAGATATTTGACATTACATATAGAgcattaataagtaaaaatgcgtaa
- the LOC118645191 gene encoding protein ALP1-like has translation MSVTQYEELLCIIAPSLTKQTVIREPIPPAERLSMTLRFLASGDSMTSISYQYLVGLTTVSNIIEETCSAIWNCLVKEVLPSCLKEEDWLDIANEFEHKWNFNHCIGAIDGKHVLIQCPNNAGSSYFNYKHTHSIVLLGICNANYCFTFVDIGAYGRRSDGGIFKDSLIGQKFHNMEMNLPQPRPLTSNGESLPYVLVGDEAFQLTNYLLRPYPGKNLNEERTIYNYRLSRARRTIENTFGIIVSRWRILKRPIICTVEKSMKIIQAIVCLHNWIRKQDTDENQYVTPTIIDREDSDGFIPGSWREEINNSALENITRTGSNNCSRHAMEIREQFCEYFNNEGALTWQYNMC, from the exons ATGAGTGTAACTCAATATGAAGAATTATTGTGCATAATTGCACCTTCTCTAACTAAACAAACTGTAATTAGGGAACCAATACCACCTGCAGAACGGCTATCTATGACATTAAg atttttGGCGTCTGGTGACTCGATGACTTCAATATCTTACCAATACCTTGTTGGACTAACAACTGTCAGTAATATTATCGAAGAAACATGCAGTGCTATATGGAATTGTTTGGTAAAAGAAGTACTTCCATCCTGTTTAAAAGAAGAAGATTGGTTAGATATTGCAAATGAATTTGAACATAAATGGAATTTTAACCATTGTATTGGGGCAATCGATGGTAAACATGTTCTTATTCAg TGTCCAAATAATGCAGgttcttcttattttaattataagcaCACTCACAGTATTGTTTTACTTGGAATTTGTAATGccaattattgttttacatttgTCGATATTGGTGCTTATGGTCGACGTAGTGATGGAGGTATCTTTAAAGATTCTCTTATAGGTCAAAAATTCCATAATATGGAAATGAATTTACCACAACCACGACCTTTAACATCAAATGGAGAATCATTGCCTTATGTCCTTGTTGGTGATGAAGCTTTTCAACtgacaaattatttacttCGGCCTTACCCTGGGAAAAACTTAAATGAAGAAcgaacaatttataattatcgtCTTAGTCGGGCAAGAAGGACAATAGAAAATACTTTTGGTATTATAGTAAGTCGTTGGAGAATTTTAAAACGACCTATTATTTGCACTGTCGAAAAATCAATGAAGATTATACAAGCAATTGTGTGTCTTCACAATTGGATACGGAAACAGGATACTGATGAAAATCAATATGTAACTCCAACGATAATTGATAGAGAAGATTCTGATGGTTTTATTCCTGGTTCTTggagagaagaaataaataatagtgcTTTGGAAAACATAACGAGAACTGGCAGTAATAATTGTTCTCGTCACGCTATGGAAATTCGCGAACAATtttgtgaatattttaataacgaaGGAGCTCTAACATGGCAATATAATATGTGCTAA
- the LOC105841073 gene encoding uncharacterized protein LOC105841073 — protein MSLNQIHSQIEMQLALSEIIAGTYDNFMKTHVDDIPNKVIQARLTTLKDVWERFSAKHRAVGIAVAGLGPDEKREIQSHSYFTSNMFTSTYDHYTTCYERLTALLDEDQGGASSTSSSQLTASASSGLPAFFHQTRLPRFDLPKFNGAPSEWLPFKDLFCSLVINDASLSPVEKLQYLKTSLTGSAASLLKNTTIQAENFQKSWDALIAFYENKRVLVHAALNSLFSIRRMVKESAGELEKLYTLVLQIYRTLESLERPVYYWDDFLIFCIVERLDAESVKAWEQRLGSTKEPPTWTQFTDFLVSHLMTLKAYEGSCNTKIDLRSKGSAKSHYHGQSKSTSDISGRTCGICSKEHLISYCPQYTNKTVQQRLAIVKKHKRCYNCLGTHMLHRCQSIKRCLKCAGKHHTSLHRARPKEDSLAPAATGESPAITTGESPATATGESPATTSAHDAKVLHAAVNHSTLVTNILLATARVEITARNGRTSQTRVLIDQRSEVSLITERLAQRLRLTRTRSQIPLVGIGAQQTTRTNGLATFIVAPHFDSRFRCTVNAHILPKLTTSLPSAKIEPHQWQHLNGLNLADPNYQSPGPIDLILGADVYVHLIEEGVIKGPEGTPITQHTKLGWIVSGPVNNNAQPSVAYAYHVSHDNELCDLLRQFWTLEECPSSKQSPLSLEEQECENYFTTTYSRDIHGRYIVKLPFKKSPSLLGDSFTKAVGAVNRFFRQFDRNPEYAQAYSEFISEYARLQHMQLVSDDGALPPHSYYLPHHGVWKEHSSTTKLRVVFNGSSPTNTGHSLNDVLYTGHKLQNDLFDVLTWFRLFRYAFSTDVEKMYRQIRVHSDHWPYQRILWKLPEQGLCTYALTTVTYGLACSPYLSLRVFLQLLEDEGPRHPLAIPALKKGRYVDDIFGGSDTIKGATEITRQLTNLCMAGGFPLQKWISNHPAVLKAIPEDKQVSITPVNIDENFVIHTLGLSWQPVEDTFQFSLKPPDTSSVTKRTILSTIARLFDPLGFLSPVIITAKILMQELWTLKLDWDDPLPEFVNEQWVTFVQNLHDLQRLSFPRWVGYYSGCSAEIHGFCDASQKAIAAVVYLRVINEQEGVRITMVASKTKLVFHLLSTLDFEGIPIYLWTDSSITYLWISNHPSRWKDFVHNRVCLIQDTLPQARWKFVPGNENPADLATRGLTPIQLSELTLWWKGPHWLSRPSSEWPTLTQSPTPHTPLEERPVKANVVRETPELWDLVFKYSSLTRLLRITAFCQRAVSYFKRHPISPRSLALTTDEITNAKLFWIKTIQRAFFKPELDILS, from the exons ATGAGTCTCAATCAAATTCATTCTCAAATAGAGATGCAACTTGCACTGTCTGAAATCATTGCAGGAACctatgataattttatgaaaactcACGTGGACGATATTCCTAACAAAGTAATACAGGCTCGACTTACAACCCTTAAAGATGTCTGGGAGCGCTTCTCTGCCAAACACAGGGCTGTTGGCATTGCCGTGGCAGGTTTGGGTCCTGATGAAAAACGGGAGATCCAATCGCATTCTTATTTTACTTCCAACATGTTTACGTCAACCTACGACCATTACACCACCTGCTACGAGCGGTTGACCGCCTTGCTTGATGAGGACCAGGGAGGCGCTTCTAGTACGTCGTCATCTCAATTGACAGCCTCGGCCTCTTCTGGCCTGCCAGCCTTTTTTCACCAAACCAGGCTCCCGCGGTTTGATTTACCAAAGTTCAACGGCGCTCCTTCAGAGTGGCTGCCTTTCAAAGATCTGTTTTGTTCACTAGTAATTAACGATGCCTCGTTGTCACCAGTTGAAAAGTTGCAATATTTAAAGACAAGCTTAACTGGCTCTGCCGCATCCCTATTAAAGAACACGACCATACAAGCGGAGAACTTTCAGAAGTCATGGGATGCCTTAATCGCGTTTTACGAAAACAAACGGGTATTAGTTCATGCTGCCTTAAATTCATTGTTCTCCATAAGACGCATGGTGAAGGAATCGGCTGGTGAATTGGAAAAATTGTATACCCtcgtattacaaatttatagaaCTCTCGAGAGCCTAGAGCGTCCGGTTTACTATTGGGacgattttcttattttttgtattgtggAACGTCTAGATGCGGAGTCTGTAAAGGCGTGGGAACAGCGATTGGGCTCCACTAAAGAGCCTCCCACGTGGACTCAGTTCACAGATTTTCTTGTGTCACATCTTATGACATTGAAAGCATACGAAGGGTCCTGCAACACTAAAATTGACCTTCGTTCCAAGGGCTCTGCCAAATCACACTATCATGGGCAATCCAAGAGTACTTCTGACATTAGCGGAAGAACGTGTGGAATTTGCTCAAAGGAGCATCTCATTTCATATTGCCcacaatatacaaataaaacagTGCAGCAACGATTAGCAATCGTTAAGAAACACAAACGTTGCTACAATTGTCTCGGTACTCACATGCTGCACCGCTGCCAATCCATTAAGCGCTGCCTGAAGTGCGCTGGGAAGCACCACACCTCTCTTCATCGGGCACGCCCCAAAGAGGACTCGCTCGCGCCGGCTGCGACTGGCGAGTCTCCAGCCATTACAACAGGCGAGTCTCCCGCCACTGCAACAGGCGAATCTCCAGCCACCACTAGCGCACATGATGCAAAGGTCTTACACGCGGCCGTCAATCACTCGACATTGGTTACTAATATTTTGTTGGCAACGGCCCGCGTTGAGATAACTGCTCGAAATGGGAGAACCTCTCAAACAAGGGTACTGATTGACCAAAGGTCTGAGGTATCGCTGATCACCGAACGTCTTGCACAAAGATTACGCTTAACACGTACCAGGTCTCAAATCCCTCTTGTAGGGATCGGTGCTCAACAAACTACCCGAACAAATGGCCTCGCCACATTCATTGTGGCGCCGCACTTTGACTCTCGATTCAGGTGTACAGTCAACGCTCACATCTTACCTAAATTGACTACGTCTCTCCCTTCAGCCAAAATCGAGCCACATCAATGGCAGCATCTGAACGGTCTAAACTTAGCCGATCCGAACTACCAATCCCCAGGTCCCATCGACCTGATACTGGGAGCTGACGTTTACGTTCATCTTATTGAAGAAGGTGTAATCAAGGGGCCAGAGGGCACTCCGATTACACAGCACACCAAGTTAGGCTGGATTGTCTCTGGGCCTGTAAACAATAACGCTCAGCCTTCAGTCGCATACGCTTACCATGTTTCTCATGATAACGAACTTTGCGACTTACTTCGACAGTTCTGGACATTAGAAGAGTGTCCTTCAAGCAAACAATCCCCGCTTTCCTTGGAGGAGCAGGAATGTGAAAACTATTTCACTACCACTTACTCTAGAGATATACACGGCCGATATATTGTAAAACTCCCCTTTAAGAAGTCCCCAAGCCTTCTTGGAGATTCATTTACGAAGGCAGTGGGAGCAGTGAACAGATTTTTCAGACAATTTGACCGCAATCCGGAATACGCCCAAGCTTACTCGGAGTTTATCTCTGAGTATGCAAGGCTGCAACATATGCAGCTGGTGAGTGATGATGGTGCACTGCCGCCTCATTCATACTATCTTCCACATCATGGGGTATGGAAGGAGCACAGTTCTACAACCAAATTGAGAGTAGTATTTAATGGATCCAGTCCCACGAACACGGGACACTCATTGAATGATGTTCTTTACACTGGACATAAATTGCAAAACGATCTGTTTGACGTCTTGACATGGTTTCGACTGTTTCGATACGCCTTTTCCACTGACGTCGAAAAAATGTATCGACAAATCCGAGTACACTCAGATCACTGGCCATACCAGAGGATCTTATGGAAACTCCCCGAACAGGGTCTTTGCACCTATGCACTAACCACAGTAACCTATGGACTCGCATGCTCCCCTTATCTTTCCTTACGAGTCTTTCTTCAGCTACTAGAGGACGAAGGGCCACGCCACCCGTTGGCGATCCCTGCACTTAAGAAAGGACGATATGTTGATGACATATTCGGCGGATCTGACACCATTAAAGGAGCTACGGAAATCACCCGCCAACTGACCAACCTCTGCATGGCGGGCGGCTTTCCACTCCAAAAATGGATAAGTAATCATCCAGCAGTGCTCAAAGCCATTCCGGAGGATAAACAAGTCTCTATTACGCCAGTTAATATCGACGAAAATTTCGTCATTCATACACTCGGTCTGAGTTGGCAACCCGTTGAAGATACCTTTCAGTTTTCTTTGAAACCGCCTGATACATCTTCGGTTACCAAACGAACCATTTTATCAACTATCGCAAGACTGTTCGACCCTCTTGGATTTCTATCGCCAGTTATCATTACGGCCAAAATACTGATGCAGGAGCTCTGGACCTTAAAGTTAGACTGGGATGATCCGTTACCTGAATTCGTGAATGAGCAATGGGTGACTTTTGTTCAGAATCTGCATGACTTGCAACGTTTGTCGTTTCCCCGCTGGGTGGGTTATTATTCAGGTTGCTCAGCCGAGATTCATGGATTCTGCGATGCCTCTCAGAAGGCGATTGCAGCAGTAGTATACCTTCGAGTCATCAATGAGCAGGAGGGGGTACGAATCACCATGGTGGCCTCGAAAACAAAG CTCGTGTTTCATCTGCTGAGTACGCTTGACTTTGAGGGCATACCAATCTATTTGTGGACGGACTCCTCTATTACCTACCTGTGGATATCCAACCATCCGTCGCGATGGAAGGACTTCGTGCATAATCGAGTCTGCCTTATACAAGATACTCTTCCCCAAGCTCGGTGGAAATTCGTGCCAGGTAATGAAAATCCTGCAGATTTAGCGACCAGAGGTTTGACGCCAATTCAATTATCTGAACTTACTCTTTGGTGGAAGGGTCCTCACTGGCTATCCCGGCCTTCTTCAGAATGGCCCACCCTGACGCAATCACCTACTCCTCACACTCCTCTAGAAGAAAGACCTGTCAAAGCTAACGTGGTCCGTGAGACGCCTGAGTTGTGGGATTTGGTATTTAAGTATTCTAGTTTGACGAGACTTCTGAGGATTACCGCCTTCTGCCAACGAGCCGTGTCTTATTTCAAACGACATCCAATCTCTCCTAGATCCCTCGCCCTCACTACTGACGAGATTACAAATGCCAAACTCTTCTGGATCAAGACCATACAACGTGCCTTTTTTAAACCCGAGCTTGATATTCTCTCATGA
- the LOC118645192 gene encoding uncharacterized protein LOC118645192 isoform X2, which yields MEDDFRIVHTCGICEEICEVENFKSHSCLEGYNNYMIDENTLYFYPVLDDGTTIIRRSEINNQEKIVAEPFQQVRTSTTLNKTKTSKRTSKFNFDDEETLILEVQNRPSLWNYSLSLRERNGKLKKQCWEEIAQIFNGKFSTEELKIRFKSLHDTYRKIIHSEHQASGSARQDITKKWSHYASMQYLRDSCLYKTTMSNIGINERIHNPSSANDDEEELESIQTGIGKDSTERRKKPRKEETTNAIERIADAICQPNDFLLPSPPMPDEIDSFLSTVGHRLRRMSPRVQLDLMQEIFDITYRALISKNA from the exons atggaagat gacTTTAGAATTGTACACACTTGCGGAATATGCGAGGAAATATGTGAAGTCGAAAACTTTAAAAGTCATTCCTGCTTGGAAGGATACAATAATTACATGATTGatgaaaatactttatatttttatccagTATTAG ATGATGGGACTACAATTATTAGACGCagtgaaattaataatcaggAGAAAATAGTAGCAGAACCATTTCAACAag tacGTACGTCaactacattaaataaaactaaaacaagtaaaagaacatcaaaatttaattttgacgaCGAAGAAACGTTGATACTCGAGGTACAAAACAGACCTTCACTATGGAACTATTCATTATCATTAAGAGAGCGAAACGGAAAACTAAAAAAGCAATGTTGGGAGGAAATTGCTCAAATTTTTAACG gaAAATTTAGTacagaagaattaaaaatcagaTTTAAATCACTTCACGAcacatatagaaaaattattcactcGGAACATCAGGCAAGTGGATCTGCTCGACAAGACATAACGAAAAAGTGGTCTCATTATGCATCCATGCAATACCTTCGTGATTCCTGCTTGTATAAAAC GACTATGTCTAACATTGGAATTAATGAAAGGATACATAATCCATCAAGTGCAAATGATGACGAAGAAGAATTAGAAAGTATTCAAACAGGTATTGGAAAAG acTCAaccgaaagaagaaaaaaaccgAGAAAAGAGGAAACTACAAATGCAATCGAAAGAATTGCCGATGCTATTTGCCAACCTAATGATTTTCTTTTACCTTCACCCCCTATGCCGGATGAAATAGATTCTTTTTTGTCTACTGTAGGACATCGTTTAAGACGAATGTCGCCTCGAGTACAATTAGATTTAATGCAAGAGATATTTGACATTACATATAGAgcattaataagtaaaaatgcgtaa
- the LOC118645192 gene encoding uncharacterized protein LOC118645192 isoform X1 yields the protein MEDDFRIVHTCGICEEICEVENFKSHSCLEGYNNYMIDENTLYFYPVLDDGTTIIRRSEINNQEKIVAEPFQQVRTSTTLNKTKTSKRTSKFNFDDEETLILEVQNRPSLWNYSLSLRERNGKLKKQCWEEIAQIFNGKFSTEELKIRFKSLHDTYRKIIHSEHQASGSARQDITKKWSHYASMQYLRDSCLYKTTMSNIGINERIHNPSSANDDEEELESIQTGIGKGFYTLLLKHKDTNEDSTERRKKPRKEETTNAIERIADAICQPNDFLLPSPPMPDEIDSFLSTVGHRLRRMSPRVQLDLMQEIFDITYRALISKNA from the exons atggaagat gacTTTAGAATTGTACACACTTGCGGAATATGCGAGGAAATATGTGAAGTCGAAAACTTTAAAAGTCATTCCTGCTTGGAAGGATACAATAATTACATGATTGatgaaaatactttatatttttatccagTATTAG ATGATGGGACTACAATTATTAGACGCagtgaaattaataatcaggAGAAAATAGTAGCAGAACCATTTCAACAag tacGTACGTCaactacattaaataaaactaaaacaagtaaaagaacatcaaaatttaattttgacgaCGAAGAAACGTTGATACTCGAGGTACAAAACAGACCTTCACTATGGAACTATTCATTATCATTAAGAGAGCGAAACGGAAAACTAAAAAAGCAATGTTGGGAGGAAATTGCTCAAATTTTTAACG gaAAATTTAGTacagaagaattaaaaatcagaTTTAAATCACTTCACGAcacatatagaaaaattattcactcGGAACATCAGGCAAGTGGATCTGCTCGACAAGACATAACGAAAAAGTGGTCTCATTATGCATCCATGCAATACCTTCGTGATTCCTGCTTGTATAAAAC GACTATGTCTAACATTGGAATTAATGAAAGGATACATAATCCATCAAGTGCAAATGATGACGAAGAAGAATTAGAAAGTATTCAAACAGGTATTGGAAAAGGTTTTTATACActgttattaaaacataagGACACCAATGAAG acTCAaccgaaagaagaaaaaaaccgAGAAAAGAGGAAACTACAAATGCAATCGAAAGAATTGCCGATGCTATTTGCCAACCTAATGATTTTCTTTTACCTTCACCCCCTATGCCGGATGAAATAGATTCTTTTTTGTCTACTGTAGGACATCGTTTAAGACGAATGTCGCCTCGAGTACAATTAGATTTAATGCAAGAGATATTTGACATTACATATAGAgcattaataagtaaaaatgcgtaa
- the LOC105838217 gene encoding histone chaperone asf1, producing the protein MAKVQLANVAVLDNPSPFLNPFQFEVTFECIEELKEDLEWKMIYVGSAESEEFDQVLDTIYVGPIPEGRHMFVFQADPPDVSRIPVNDALGVTVVLLTCSYRGHEFVRVGYFINNEYTDPELRENPPPQPQFDKVQRNILGDKPRVTRFKINWDDCPTGTANNLPEGIDAPALEDTSQDAPTSTLGFTENTQNGGMEVM; encoded by the exons ATGGCAAAGGTACAATTAGCGAACGTCGCTGTTCTGGACAATCCCTCGCCGTTTCTGAATCCGTTCCAGTTCGAGGTCACGTTCGAATGCATCGAGGAATTGAAAGAAG ATTTGGAATGGAAGATGATATATGTAGGCAGTGCAGAGTCGGAGGAATTTGATCAAGTCTTAGATACCATTTATGTTGGTCCAATCCCTGAAGGGAGACATATGTTTGTATTTCAG GCTGATCCACCTGATGTAAGCAGGATCCCTGTCAATGATGCTTTAGGCGTAACTGTTGTGTTACTAACTTGTTCATACAGAGGTCATGAATTTGTTCGCGTGGGCTACTTTATAAATAACGAATATACAGATCCAGAACTTCGGGAGAATCCACCTCCGCAGCCACAATTCGATAAGGTTCAAAGGAATATACTTGGCGACAAGCCTCGTGTTACtagatttaaaatcaattggGATGACTGTCCGACTGGAACGGCGAATAATCTTCCCGAGGGCATTGATGCGCCGGCGTTAGAAGACACGTCGCAGGATGCACCTACATCTACATTAGGTTTTACAGAGAATACACAAAACGGTGGAATGGAAGTGATGTGA